One part of the Neodiprion virginianus isolate iyNeoVirg1 chromosome 3, iyNeoVirg1.1, whole genome shotgun sequence genome encodes these proteins:
- the LOC124300740 gene encoding ATP-dependent helicase brm isoform X8: MGPGGPGQMGPNGPQGGPHMGQGGPVQMGPGGPGGMGPGGPGLMGPSGPGQMGPGGPGPMGPGGPGGQMGPSGPGGQMGPGVPSQMGPGGPGPQMGHSGPGQMGPGGPGQMGPGGGPGQHGPGGPGQQMGPAGLGQQMGPGGPGQQMGPVGPGQQMGPGGPGQQMVSGNPGQQMGPGGPSQQMTPAGPGQQMGPGGPVQQMGPGQQMGPSGPGQMGPGGPGQQMGPGQQMGPGGPNQMGPGGPNQMGPGGPNQMGPGGPNQMGPGGPGQQMGPSGPQGGPHMGPGGPGQMGPGSGQGAPQGGPHIGQGAPQGGPHIGQGAPQGGPHIGQGQMGPGGPQGGNQIGPGGPSHMSGPPGSLHMGPTGPGSHIGPGGPGQMTSSSGHSMGPGGPNQMGPSGPSSIPGGPSPMGPGGQGSQIGQNPPGSMGPSSQGQGQMGPSGPGQMGPTGPGQMGPSGPVNQLNQTAPGQMGPGGPPVPGSTSGPVQENLNALQRAIDSMEEKGLQEDPRYSQLLALRARQGNSMGEKQAFSTQQLQQLRVQIMAYRLLARNQPLSQQLALAVQGGAPPPGIGQRPVDQTQGPVTPGPSPQMAGPPVVGPSGPPRPGPQTPQQQQPQQPGAKTNRVTSIAKPAGLDPLLILQERENRVAARISLRMEQLSNLPTNMPEDLRLQAQIELRALRVLNFQRQLRSEIIACTRKDTTLETAVNVKAYKRTKRQGLREARATEKLEKQQKLEAERKRRQKHQEFLSSVLQHGKDFKEFHRNNVAKLARLNKAVLNHHANAEREQKKEQERIEKERMRRLMAEDEEGYRKLIDQKKDKRLAFLLSQTDEYIGNLTEMVKQHKMEQKRKQVEEQKRKKKKKKLQESEGGEDGNGNGDRRVSVTETSTGRKLTGEDALPLSQLPAFLESHPGWEVLDSESEEEDSEDEENEGKFECKDKYKGDSEDDKVKKTLHKAKVEDDEYKTEEQTYYSIAHTVHEVVTEQASIMVNGKLKEYQIKGLEWLVSLFNNNLNGILADEMGLGKTIQTIALVTHLMEKKKVNGPFLIIVPLSTLSNWVLEFEKWAPSVVVVSYKGSPAGRRAIQSQMRATKFNVLLTTYEYVIKDKGVLAKLQWKYMIIDEGHRMKNHHCKLTQVLNTHYLAPHRLLLTGTPLQNKLPELWALLNFLLPSIFKSCSTFEQWFNAPFATTGEKVELNEEETILIIRRLHKVLRPFLLRRLKKEVESQLPDKVEYIIKCDMSGLQKVLYKHMQSKGVLLTDGSEKGKQGKGGAKALMNTIVQLRKLCNHPFMFQAIEEKYCEHVGIQGSTVTGPDLYRASGKFELLDRILPKLKATDHRVLLFCQMTQLMTIMEDYLGWRGFMYLRLDGTTKAEDRGDLLKKFNDPGSEYFLFLLSTRAGGLGLNLQAADTVIIFDSDWNPHQDLQAQDRAHRIGQKNEVRVLRLMTVNSVEERILAAARYKLNMDEKVIQAGMFDQKSTGSERQQFLQSILHQDDADDEEENEVPDDETVNQMIARSEGEFEKFQKLDLERRREEAKLGPNRKSRLLEEAELPDWLVKDDDEVERWTYEEDEERFLGRGSRQRKEVDYTDSLTEKEWLKAIDDDGNEFEEEEEDDKKKKKTRKRRKKGEEDEEPIMKKRRGGSSGTSVDPKLKRSMKKLIAVVVNYTDSTNGRLLSEPFMKLPSRRELPDYYEIIRKPLTINKLRQKIDEGKYSDFDELEKDFMQLCKNAQIYNEEASLIHEDSIVLQSVFTNARQRIEAEGDNSDGDDKGDGDDGSDGDSSVKMKIKFKGKKSGENRGGRRKRVTRKYISDDDEDGEDN; this comes from the exons ATGGGACCTGGTGGCCCAGGACAAATGGGTCCAAATGGTCCGCAGGGTGGACCTCACATGGGTCAAGGCGGTCCTGTGCAAATGGGACCTGGTGGGCCCGGTGGGATGGGTCCGGGAGGTCCGGGCTTGATGGGTCCAAGTGGGCCTGGTCAAATGGGCCCCGGAGGCCCAGGGCCGATGGGTCCCGGAGGACCTGGGGGTCAGATGGGTCCTAGCGGACCGGGAGGTCAAATGGGCCCTGGGGTACCAAGTCAAATGGGTCCTGGAGGACCAGGTCCTCAGATGGGCCATAGTGGGCCTGGACAAATGGGCCCAGGAGGTCCAGGTCAGATGGGTCCGGGAGGAGGGCCTGGACAGCATGGACCTGGAGGTCCGGGACAGCAAATGGGACCTGCTGGCCTAGGTCAACAGATGGGCCCTGGGGGGCCTGGACAACAAATGGGACCTGTAGGGCCTGGTCAACAAATGGGTCCAGGAGGGCCAGGGCAACAAATGGTTTCCGGAAATCCTGGTCAACAAATGGGACCGGGAGGCCCCAGTCAGCAGATGACCCCTGCAGGCCCTGGCCAGCAAATGGGCCCAGGCGGACCTGTTCAACAGATGGGGCCTGGACAACAAATGGGTCCCAGTGGGCCTGGACAAATGGGCCCTGGTGGACCTGGACAGCAAATGGGACCTGGACAACAGATGGGACCAGGTGGGCCCAACCAAATGGGTCCTGGTGGTCCTAATCAAATGGGCCCTGGTGGTCCTAATCAAATGGGCCCTGGTGGTCCTAATCAAATGGGTCCTGGCGGACCTGGACAGCAAATGGGTCCAAGTGGCCCTCAGGGTGGACCCCATATGGGACCTGGAGGTCCTGGACAGATGGGACCGGGAAGCGGACAAGGAGCGCCACAGGGTGGACCACATATAGGACAAGGAGCACCACAGGGCGGACCACATATAGGACAAGGTGCCCCACAGGGTGGACCACATATAGGACAAG GACAAATGGGGCCTGGTGGGCCACAAGGAGGTAATCAAATCGGACCAGGTGGCCCTAGTCACATGAGTGGTCCTCCAGGGTCATTGCACATGGGTCCCACTGGACCCGGCAGTCATATTGGTCCAGGTGGACCAGGACAAATGACTTCAAGCAGCGGACACTCGATGGGACCTGGAGGACCAAATCAAATGGGTCCTAGTGGTCCAAGCTCAATACCCGGAGGTCCGAGTCCCATGGGACCAGGAGGACAGGGATCACAGATAGGACAAAATCCTCCTGGATCGATGGGACCAAGCAGTCAGGGTCAAGGCCAAATGGGCCCGAGTGGACCAGGACAAATGGGACCGACAGGTCCTGGGCAAATGGGTCCAAGTGGCCCAGTCAATCAGCTGAATCAGACAGCACCAGGACAGATGGGACCTGGAGGGCCCCCCGTTCCGGGCAGTACATCAGGACCCGTACAAGAGAACTTGAATGCTTTACAGAGGGCGATTGATTCCATGGAAGAAAAAGGACTTCAGGAAGATCCACGTTATTCGCAGCTGCTTGCGCTGAGAGCTCGGCAGGGCAATAGTATGGGAGAAAAACAGGCTTTCAGTACTCAGCAATTGCAACAACTTCG CGTTCAAATTATGGCATACAGATTATTAGCAAGGAATCAACCTTTGTCTCAACAATTAGCACTCGCTGTTCAAG GCGGAGCTCCTCCTCCAGGTATTGGCCAACGTCCAGTTGATCAAACCCAAGGTCCTGTCACGCCGGGTCCCAGCCCACAAATGGCTGGCCCACCCGTTGTTGGACCCAGTGGTCCTCCAAGACCTGGACCACAAACACCACAGCAACAGCAACCTCAACAACCTGGAGCCAAGACTAACAGAGTTACTAGCATCGCAAAACCAGCTGGACTTGATCCTCTGCTGATATTGCAAGAGCGTGAGAATAG aGTTGCTGCGCGTATCAGTCTTCGGATGGAACAACTCAGTAATCTACCAACTAATATGCCAGAAGATCTTCGTCTTCAAGCACAAATTGAATTGAGAGCATTGCGTGTTCTCAACTTCCAGCGTCAGCTTAGATCTGAG ATAATAGCCTGTACTCGTAAAGATACTACTTTGGAAACAGCGGTAAATGTTAAGGCCTACAAAAGAACGAAACGGCAGGGTTTGCGGGAAGCTAGAGCTACGGAAAAGTTGGAAAAGCAACAGAAGTTAGAAGCCGAGCGTAAGCGCAGACAGAAACATCAG GAATTTTTGAGCTCTGTTCTCCAGCATGGCAAGGACTTTAAGGAATTCCATCGCAATAATGTTGCAAAATTGGCACGTTTGAACAAAGCTGTACTGAATCATCATGCCAACGCCGAGCGAGAGCAAAAGAAGGAACAAGAACGCATCGAAAAGGAACGTATGCGTCGTTTGATGGCTGAGGACGAAGAGGGTTACAGAAAATTGATCGATCAGAAAAAAGACAAACGTTTGGCATTTTTGCTCTCGCAAACTGACGAATATATTGGAAACCTTACCGAAATGGTTAAGCAACATAAAAtggaacaaaaaagaaaacaagttGAAGAACAAAAACGTAAAAAG aagaaaaagaagctCCAAGAAAGTGAAGGCGGTGAAGATGGTAATGGGAACGGTGACAGACGAGTATCAGTTACTGAAACTTCTACTGGCCGTAAATTGACGGGCGAAGACGCACTACCCTTGAGTCAGCTGCCAGCATTTTTAGAATCTCATCCTGGATGGGAAGTACTAGATTCTGAGAGCGAAGAGGAAGATAGTGAAGATGAGGAAAACGAGGGCAAGTTTGAGT GCAAAGATAAATATAAAGGAGATTCTGAGGATGATAAAGTTAAGAAAACTCTTCATAAAGCTAAAGTCGAAGACGACGAATACAAAACTGAGGAACAAACTTACTACAGTATAGCTCATACTGTACATGAAGTTGTGACTGAACAAGCTTCTATCATGGTTAATGGAAAGTTGAAAGAATATCAAATTAAG GGCTTGGAGTGGTTGGTATCTTTGTTCAATAACAATCTAAATGGAATTTTGGCTGATGAGATGGGTTTGGGTAAAACTATTCAGACTATCGCTCTAGTTACGCATCttatggaaaagaaaaaagtcaaTGGTCCTTTCTTGATCATTGTTCCTCTCTC gACATTGTCCAATTGGGtgttggaatttgaaaaatgggcACCTAGCGTGGTAGTGGTTTCTTATAAAGGTTCTCCTGCTGGTCGTAGGGCTATACAATCACAAATGAGAGCAACCAAGTTTAATGTTCTTTTGACTACCTACGAGTATGTTATCAAAGACAAAGGTGTTCTAGCTAAGCTGCAATGGAAGTACATGATTATTGACGAAGGTCACAGAATGAAGAATCATCATTGCAAACTGACACAAGTACTGAACACTCATTACCTTGCGCCACATCGTTTGTTGCTAACTGGTACCCCATTGCAAAATAAACTCCCAGAATTGTGGGCATTACTGAACTTTTTACTACCATCAATTTTCAAGTCTTGTAGCACATTTGAACAATGGTTCAACGCGCCTTTCGCTACGACTGGTGAAAAA GTCGAACTGAATGAAGAAGAAACTATTTTGATCATTCGTCGTTTGCACAAAGTATTGCGTCCGTTCTTGCTTCGTCGTCTAAAGAAGGAAGTCGAATCCCAGTTGCCAGATAAAgttgaatatattattaaGTGCGATATGTCAGGTTTACAGAAGGTTCTTTACAA ACACATGCAGAGCAAGGGGGTTCTACTGACAGATGGCTCAGAGAAAGGAAAGCAAGGCAAGGGTGGCGCTAAGGCTCTCATGAATACAATTGTGCAATTGAGGAAACTATGCAATCATCCATTCATGTTCCAAGCCATAGAAGAAAAGTATTGCGAACATGTCGGAATTCAAGGATCTACAGTTACTGG ACCGGATCTGTATCGAGCGTCTGGAAAGTTTGAGCTGTTGGATCGCATTCTTCCGAAATTGAAGGCCACGGATCACAGAGTATTGTTGTTCTGTCAAATGACACAATTGATGACAATTATGGAGGATTATTTGGGCTGGAGAGGTTTCATGTATCTGCGTCTAGATGGTACTACCAAGGCTGAAGACCGAGGGGATctgctaaaaaaatttaatgatccTGGATCCgaatattttctctttctcttatCCACCAGAGCTGGAGGTCTTGGTCTTAATCTGCAGGCCGCAGATACTGTCATCATATTCGATTCTGATTGGAATCCACAccag gatTTGCAAGCTCAAGACAGAGCTCATAGAATTGGACAAAAGAACGAGGTTCGCGTGTTAAGGTTAATGACCGTCAACTCTGTCGAGGAACGAATATTGGCTGCTGCCAGGTACAAATTGAACATGGACGAAAAAGTCATTCAGGCTGGAATGTTTGATCAGAAGTCCACAGGGTCAGAACGACAACAATTTCTCCAGAGTATATTGCATCAAGATGACGCCGATGACGAG GAGGAAAACGAAGTGCCGGATGACGAAACCGTGAATCAAATGATAGCACGTTCGGAAggagagtttgaaaaattccaaaaactGGACTTAGaacgaagaagagaagaagcaAAATTAGGGCCCAACCGCAAATCACGTCTTTTGGAAGAAGCAGAGCTGCCTGACTGGCTGGTGAAAGACGATGACGAGGTAGAAAGGTGGACTTATGAAGAGGATGAAGAAAGATTTTTAGGCAGAGGATCTCGTCAGCGTAAAGAGGTTGATTACACTGATAGTTTAACAGAAAAAGAATGGTTGAAAGCTATCGATGACGACGGTAATGagtttgaagaagaagaagaagatgataagaagaaaaagaagacacGCAAACGTAGGAAAAAAGGTGAAGAAGACGAGGAACCGATAATGAAAAAACGGCGTGGTGGTAGCTCTGGTACATCTGTTGATCCGAAATTGAAACGtagtatgaaaaaattgattgctGTTGTTGTCAATTACACTGACAGTACAAACGGCCGATTATTGAGCGAACCTTTTATGAAATTACCTTCAAGACGTGAATTACCTGATTACTACGAAATAATTAGAAAGCctctaacaataaataaactacGGCAAAAAATTGATGAGGGAAAA TATTCCGACTTTGATGAACTTGAAAAAGACTTCATGCAGTTATGTAAAAATGCCCAAATATATAACGAAGAGGCATCACTTATTCACGAGGATTCAATAGTTTTACAATCTGTTTTTACAAATGCAAGACAGAGAATAGAAGCTGAGGGTGACAATTCCGATGGAGATGATAAAG GTGATGGAGATGATGGTTCAGACGGCGATTCAAGCGtaaaaatgaagataaaatTTAAAGGTAAGAAAAGTGGGGAGAATCGTGGGGGGCGTAGAAAAAGAGTGACGAGAAAATATATCTCGGATGATGATGAGGATGGTGAGGATAACTGA
- the LOC124300740 gene encoding ATP-dependent helicase brm isoform X1, with translation MASPSPQSSPMPPPQAPSPMGPPQQAPSPSNPQGSPMGPPQHHPHSPTQGYQGGPPMPQQQQPPPQQQGYPPHPQQMPPNMGPQGPGGPGSGPQQGPATPMGPGGPGQMGPNGPQGGPHMGQGGPVQMGPGGPGGMGPGGPGLMGPSGPGQMGPGGPGPMGPGGPGGQMGPSGPGGQMGPGVPSQMGPGGPGPQMGHSGPGQMGPGGPGQMGPGGGPGQHGPGGPGQQMGPAGLGQQMGPGGPGQQMGPVGPGQQMGPGGPGQQMVSGNPGQQMGPGGPSQQMTPAGPGQQMGPGGPVQQMGPGQQMGPSGPGQMGPGGPGQQMGPGQQMGPGGPNQMGPGGPNQMGPGGPNQMGPGGPNQMGPGGPGQQMGPSGPQGGPHMGPGGPGQMGPGSGQGAPQGGPHIGQGAPQGGPHIGQGAPQGGPHIGQGQMGPGGPQGGNQIGPGGPSHMSGPPGSLHMGPTGPGSHIGPGGPGQMTSSSGHSMGPGGPNQMGPSGPSSIPGGPSPMGPGGQGSQIGQNPPGSMGPSSQGQGQMGPSGPGQMGPTGPGQMGPSGPVNQLNQTAPGQMGPGGPPVPGSTSGPVQENLNALQRAIDSMEEKGLQEDPRYSQLLALRARQGNSMGEKQAFSTQQLQQLRVQIMAYRLLARNQPLSQQLALAVQGGAPPPGIGQRPVDQTQGPVTPGPSPQMAGPPVVGPSGPPRPGPQTPQQQQPQQPGAKTNRVTSIAKPAGLDPLLILQERENRVAARISLRMEQLSNLPTNMPEDLRLQAQIELRALRVLNFQRQLRSEIIACTRKDTTLETAVNVKAYKRTKRQGLREARATEKLEKQQKLEAERKRRQKHQEFLSSVLQHGKDFKEFHRNNVAKLARLNKAVLNHHANAEREQKKEQERIEKERMRRLMAEDEEGYRKLIDQKKDKRLAFLLSQTDEYIGNLTEMVKQHKMEQKRKQVEEQKRKKKKKKLQESEGGEDGNGNGDRRVSVTETSTGRKLTGEDALPLSQLPAFLESHPGWEVLDSESEEEDSEDEENEGKFECKDKYKGDSEDDKVKKTLHKAKVEDDEYKTEEQTYYSIAHTVHEVVTEQASIMVNGKLKEYQIKGLEWLVSLFNNNLNGILADEMGLGKTIQTIALVTHLMEKKKVNGPFLIIVPLSTLSNWVLEFEKWAPSVVVVSYKGSPAGRRAIQSQMRATKFNVLLTTYEYVIKDKGVLAKLQWKYMIIDEGHRMKNHHCKLTQVLNTHYLAPHRLLLTGTPLQNKLPELWALLNFLLPSIFKSCSTFEQWFNAPFATTGEKVELNEEETILIIRRLHKVLRPFLLRRLKKEVESQLPDKVEYIIKCDMSGLQKVLYKHMQSKGVLLTDGSEKGKQGKGGAKALMNTIVQLRKLCNHPFMFQAIEEKYCEHVGIQGSTVTGPDLYRASGKFELLDRILPKLKATDHRVLLFCQMTQLMTIMEDYLGWRGFMYLRLDGTTKAEDRGDLLKKFNDPGSEYFLFLLSTRAGGLGLNLQAADTVIIFDSDWNPHQDLQAQDRAHRIGQKNEVRVLRLMTVNSVEERILAAARYKLNMDEKVIQAGMFDQKSTGSERQQFLQSILHQDDADDEEENEVPDDETVNQMIARSEGEFEKFQKLDLERRREEAKLGPNRKSRLLEEAELPDWLVKDDDEVERWTYEEDEERFLGRGSRQRKEVDYTDSLTEKEWLKAIDDDGNEFEEEEEDDKKKKKTRKRRKKGEEDEEPIMKKRRGGSSGTSVDPKLKRSMKKLIAVVVNYTDSTNGRLLSEPFMKLPSRRELPDYYEIIRKPLTINKLRQKIDEGKYSDFDELEKDFMQLCKNAQIYNEEASLIHEDSIVLQSVFTNARQRIEAEGDNSDGDDKGDGDDGSDGDSSVKMKIKFKGKKSGENRGGRRKRVTRKYISDDDEDGEDN, from the exons ggCCCTGGTGGTCCAGGATCAGGACCACAACAAGGTCCAGCTACGCCAATGGGACCTGGTGGCCCAGGACAAATGGGTCCAAATGGTCCGCAGGGTGGACCTCACATGGGTCAAGGCGGTCCTGTGCAAATGGGACCTGGTGGGCCCGGTGGGATGGGTCCGGGAGGTCCGGGCTTGATGGGTCCAAGTGGGCCTGGTCAAATGGGCCCCGGAGGCCCAGGGCCGATGGGTCCCGGAGGACCTGGGGGTCAGATGGGTCCTAGCGGACCGGGAGGTCAAATGGGCCCTGGGGTACCAAGTCAAATGGGTCCTGGAGGACCAGGTCCTCAGATGGGCCATAGTGGGCCTGGACAAATGGGCCCAGGAGGTCCAGGTCAGATGGGTCCGGGAGGAGGGCCTGGACAGCATGGACCTGGAGGTCCGGGACAGCAAATGGGACCTGCTGGCCTAGGTCAACAGATGGGCCCTGGGGGGCCTGGACAACAAATGGGACCTGTAGGGCCTGGTCAACAAATGGGTCCAGGAGGGCCAGGGCAACAAATGGTTTCCGGAAATCCTGGTCAACAAATGGGACCGGGAGGCCCCAGTCAGCAGATGACCCCTGCAGGCCCTGGCCAGCAAATGGGCCCAGGCGGACCTGTTCAACAGATGGGGCCTGGACAACAAATGGGTCCCAGTGGGCCTGGACAAATGGGCCCTGGTGGACCTGGACAGCAAATGGGACCTGGACAACAGATGGGACCAGGTGGGCCCAACCAAATGGGTCCTGGTGGTCCTAATCAAATGGGCCCTGGTGGTCCTAATCAAATGGGCCCTGGTGGTCCTAATCAAATGGGTCCTGGCGGACCTGGACAGCAAATGGGTCCAAGTGGCCCTCAGGGTGGACCCCATATGGGACCTGGAGGTCCTGGACAGATGGGACCGGGAAGCGGACAAGGAGCGCCACAGGGTGGACCACATATAGGACAAGGAGCACCACAGGGCGGACCACATATAGGACAAGGTGCCCCACAGGGTGGACCACATATAGGACAAG GACAAATGGGGCCTGGTGGGCCACAAGGAGGTAATCAAATCGGACCAGGTGGCCCTAGTCACATGAGTGGTCCTCCAGGGTCATTGCACATGGGTCCCACTGGACCCGGCAGTCATATTGGTCCAGGTGGACCAGGACAAATGACTTCAAGCAGCGGACACTCGATGGGACCTGGAGGACCAAATCAAATGGGTCCTAGTGGTCCAAGCTCAATACCCGGAGGTCCGAGTCCCATGGGACCAGGAGGACAGGGATCACAGATAGGACAAAATCCTCCTGGATCGATGGGACCAAGCAGTCAGGGTCAAGGCCAAATGGGCCCGAGTGGACCAGGACAAATGGGACCGACAGGTCCTGGGCAAATGGGTCCAAGTGGCCCAGTCAATCAGCTGAATCAGACAGCACCAGGACAGATGGGACCTGGAGGGCCCCCCGTTCCGGGCAGTACATCAGGACCCGTACAAGAGAACTTGAATGCTTTACAGAGGGCGATTGATTCCATGGAAGAAAAAGGACTTCAGGAAGATCCACGTTATTCGCAGCTGCTTGCGCTGAGAGCTCGGCAGGGCAATAGTATGGGAGAAAAACAGGCTTTCAGTACTCAGCAATTGCAACAACTTCG CGTTCAAATTATGGCATACAGATTATTAGCAAGGAATCAACCTTTGTCTCAACAATTAGCACTCGCTGTTCAAG GCGGAGCTCCTCCTCCAGGTATTGGCCAACGTCCAGTTGATCAAACCCAAGGTCCTGTCACGCCGGGTCCCAGCCCACAAATGGCTGGCCCACCCGTTGTTGGACCCAGTGGTCCTCCAAGACCTGGACCACAAACACCACAGCAACAGCAACCTCAACAACCTGGAGCCAAGACTAACAGAGTTACTAGCATCGCAAAACCAGCTGGACTTGATCCTCTGCTGATATTGCAAGAGCGTGAGAATAG aGTTGCTGCGCGTATCAGTCTTCGGATGGAACAACTCAGTAATCTACCAACTAATATGCCAGAAGATCTTCGTCTTCAAGCACAAATTGAATTGAGAGCATTGCGTGTTCTCAACTTCCAGCGTCAGCTTAGATCTGAG ATAATAGCCTGTACTCGTAAAGATACTACTTTGGAAACAGCGGTAAATGTTAAGGCCTACAAAAGAACGAAACGGCAGGGTTTGCGGGAAGCTAGAGCTACGGAAAAGTTGGAAAAGCAACAGAAGTTAGAAGCCGAGCGTAAGCGCAGACAGAAACATCAG GAATTTTTGAGCTCTGTTCTCCAGCATGGCAAGGACTTTAAGGAATTCCATCGCAATAATGTTGCAAAATTGGCACGTTTGAACAAAGCTGTACTGAATCATCATGCCAACGCCGAGCGAGAGCAAAAGAAGGAACAAGAACGCATCGAAAAGGAACGTATGCGTCGTTTGATGGCTGAGGACGAAGAGGGTTACAGAAAATTGATCGATCAGAAAAAAGACAAACGTTTGGCATTTTTGCTCTCGCAAACTGACGAATATATTGGAAACCTTACCGAAATGGTTAAGCAACATAAAAtggaacaaaaaagaaaacaagttGAAGAACAAAAACGTAAAAAG aagaaaaagaagctCCAAGAAAGTGAAGGCGGTGAAGATGGTAATGGGAACGGTGACAGACGAGTATCAGTTACTGAAACTTCTACTGGCCGTAAATTGACGGGCGAAGACGCACTACCCTTGAGTCAGCTGCCAGCATTTTTAGAATCTCATCCTGGATGGGAAGTACTAGATTCTGAGAGCGAAGAGGAAGATAGTGAAGATGAGGAAAACGAGGGCAAGTTTGAGT GCAAAGATAAATATAAAGGAGATTCTGAGGATGATAAAGTTAAGAAAACTCTTCATAAAGCTAAAGTCGAAGACGACGAATACAAAACTGAGGAACAAACTTACTACAGTATAGCTCATACTGTACATGAAGTTGTGACTGAACAAGCTTCTATCATGGTTAATGGAAAGTTGAAAGAATATCAAATTAAG GGCTTGGAGTGGTTGGTATCTTTGTTCAATAACAATCTAAATGGAATTTTGGCTGATGAGATGGGTTTGGGTAAAACTATTCAGACTATCGCTCTAGTTACGCATCttatggaaaagaaaaaagtcaaTGGTCCTTTCTTGATCATTGTTCCTCTCTC gACATTGTCCAATTGGGtgttggaatttgaaaaatgggcACCTAGCGTGGTAGTGGTTTCTTATAAAGGTTCTCCTGCTGGTCGTAGGGCTATACAATCACAAATGAGAGCAACCAAGTTTAATGTTCTTTTGACTACCTACGAGTATGTTATCAAAGACAAAGGTGTTCTAGCTAAGCTGCAATGGAAGTACATGATTATTGACGAAGGTCACAGAATGAAGAATCATCATTGCAAACTGACACAAGTACTGAACACTCATTACCTTGCGCCACATCGTTTGTTGCTAACTGGTACCCCATTGCAAAATAAACTCCCAGAATTGTGGGCATTACTGAACTTTTTACTACCATCAATTTTCAAGTCTTGTAGCACATTTGAACAATGGTTCAACGCGCCTTTCGCTACGACTGGTGAAAAA GTCGAACTGAATGAAGAAGAAACTATTTTGATCATTCGTCGTTTGCACAAAGTATTGCGTCCGTTCTTGCTTCGTCGTCTAAAGAAGGAAGTCGAATCCCAGTTGCCAGATAAAgttgaatatattattaaGTGCGATATGTCAGGTTTACAGAAGGTTCTTTACAA ACACATGCAGAGCAAGGGGGTTCTACTGACAGATGGCTCAGAGAAAGGAAAGCAAGGCAAGGGTGGCGCTAAGGCTCTCATGAATACAATTGTGCAATTGAGGAAACTATGCAATCATCCATTCATGTTCCAAGCCATAGAAGAAAAGTATTGCGAACATGTCGGAATTCAAGGATCTACAGTTACTGG ACCGGATCTGTATCGAGCGTCTGGAAAGTTTGAGCTGTTGGATCGCATTCTTCCGAAATTGAAGGCCACGGATCACAGAGTATTGTTGTTCTGTCAAATGACACAATTGATGACAATTATGGAGGATTATTTGGGCTGGAGAGGTTTCATGTATCTGCGTCTAGATGGTACTACCAAGGCTGAAGACCGAGGGGATctgctaaaaaaatttaatgatccTGGATCCgaatattttctctttctcttatCCACCAGAGCTGGAGGTCTTGGTCTTAATCTGCAGGCCGCAGATACTGTCATCATATTCGATTCTGATTGGAATCCACAccag gatTTGCAAGCTCAAGACAGAGCTCATAGAATTGGACAAAAGAACGAGGTTCGCGTGTTAAGGTTAATGACCGTCAACTCTGTCGAGGAACGAATATTGGCTGCTGCCAGGTACAAATTGAACATGGACGAAAAAGTCATTCAGGCTGGAATGTTTGATCAGAAGTCCACAGGGTCAGAACGACAACAATTTCTCCAGAGTATATTGCATCAAGATGACGCCGATGACGAG GAGGAAAACGAAGTGCCGGATGACGAAACCGTGAATCAAATGATAGCACGTTCGGAAggagagtttgaaaaattccaaaaactGGACTTAGaacgaagaagagaagaagcaAAATTAGGGCCCAACCGCAAATCACGTCTTTTGGAAGAAGCAGAGCTGCCTGACTGGCTGGTGAAAGACGATGACGAGGTAGAAAGGTGGACTTATGAAGAGGATGAAGAAAGATTTTTAGGCAGAGGATCTCGTCAGCGTAAAGAGGTTGATTACACTGATAGTTTAACAGAAAAAGAATGGTTGAAAGCTATCGATGACGACGGTAATGagtttgaagaagaagaagaagatgataagaagaaaaagaagacacGCAAACGTAGGAAAAAAGGTGAAGAAGACGAGGAACCGATAATGAAAAAACGGCGTGGTGGTAGCTCTGGTACATCTGTTGATCCGAAATTGAAACGtagtatgaaaaaattgattgctGTTGTTGTCAATTACACTGACAGTACAAACGGCCGATTATTGAGCGAACCTTTTATGAAATTACCTTCAAGACGTGAATTACCTGATTACTACGAAATAATTAGAAAGCctctaacaataaataaactacGGCAAAAAATTGATGAGGGAAAA TATTCCGACTTTGATGAACTTGAAAAAGACTTCATGCAGTTATGTAAAAATGCCCAAATATATAACGAAGAGGCATCACTTATTCACGAGGATTCAATAGTTTTACAATCTGTTTTTACAAATGCAAGACAGAGAATAGAAGCTGAGGGTGACAATTCCGATGGAGATGATAAAG GTGATGGAGATGATGGTTCAGACGGCGATTCAAGCGtaaaaatgaagataaaatTTAAAGGTAAGAAAAGTGGGGAGAATCGTGGGGGGCGTAGAAAAAGAGTGACGAGAAAATATATCTCGGATGATGATGAGGATGGTGAGGATAACTGA